The following proteins are co-located in the Triticum aestivum cultivar Chinese Spring chromosome 1A, IWGSC CS RefSeq v2.1, whole genome shotgun sequence genome:
- the LOC123060282 gene encoding uncharacterized protein, with translation MEARRISATPRPCNGRRVVARKRPRQEAVISSVRKLQRREISSRRERSFAMNSAQERFRNIQLQEEFDTHDPKENNALLPYIRKRSKIIEIVAARDIVFALSQSGVCAAFSRVTNKRICFLNGSPDEVVRSLFYNKNNDSLITVSVYGSENFSALRCKTTRIEYIRRGTPDAGFPLFETESLKWPGFVEFDDVNGKVLTYSAQDSTYKVFDLKNYTLLYSISDKNVQEIKISPGIMLLIYTRTSSSIPLKILNIEDGTVLKFFNHLLHRNKKVDFIEQFNEKLLVKQDGENLQILDVRNFQLTEVSSTEFMTPSAFIFLYELQLFLTFRNRSVAVWNFRGELVTSFEDHLLWHPDCNTNNIYITSDQDLIISYCKADSTDSSSEENAGSINISNILTGKCLAKIKAGNFNEQKKTWKFQNTITEALEDITALYYDEERDEIYTGNRHGLVHVWAN, from the exons ATGGAGGCGAGGCGGATCTCGGCGACCCCCCGGCCGTGCAACGGCCGGCGCGTGGTGGCGAGGAAGAGGCCGAGGCAGGAGGCGGTCATCAGCAGCGTCAGGAAGCTGCAGCGCCGGGAGATCAGCTCCCGCCGGGAGCGCTCCTTCGCCATGAACTCCGCGCAGGAGCGCTTCCGCAACATACAGCTGCAG GAGGAGTTTGACACTCATGATCCTAAGGAGAACAACGCGCTACTACCTTACATTAGGAAGAGGTCAAAAATTATTGAGATAGTTGCAGCACGTGATATAGTTTTTGCTTTATCACAATCTGGAGTATGTGCTGCTTTTAGTAGAG TGACGAATAAGAGAATATGCTTTCTAAATGGGAGTCCAGATGAAGTTGTTCGTAGTTTATTCTACAACAAGAACAATGATTCACTCATTACTGTGTCAGTATATGGTTCTGAAAATTTTAGTGCCTTGCGATGCAAGACAACTCGAATTGA GTATATACGCCGCGGAACGCCAGATGCTGGTTTCCCTCTTTTTGAGACAGAGTCCTTGAAATGGCCTGGCTTCGTTGAGTTTGATGATGTCAATGGAAAGGTTTTAACTTATTCCGCTCAAGACAG CACTTACAAGGTTTTTGACTTGAAAAACTACACCCTACTGTATTCCATATCTGACAAGAATGTTCAAGAAATAAAGATCAG TCCTGGTATAATGCTTTTGATTTATACAAGAACAAGCAGCTCCATTCCTCTGAAGATTCTTAATATTGAGGATGGcacagttttgaaattcttcaaccACCTCCTCCATCGTAATAAGAAGGTGGATTTCATTGAACAGTTTAATGAAAAGCTGTTGGTCAAGCAGGATGGAGAGAATCTTCAAATACTTGAT GTACGGAACTTCCAGTTGACTGAAGTGAGCAGTACTGAGTTCATGACTCCATCTGCCTTTATCTTTCTGTATGAACTCCAGTTGTTTTTGACATTCCGGAATCGATCTGTAGCAGTTTGGAATTTCCGAGGTGAACTAGTAACATCATTTGAGGATCACCTGCTGTGGCACCCTGACTGCAATACCAATAACATATACATAACCAGTGATCAAGATCTTATTATTTCTTACTGCAAGGCTGATTCCACTGATTCATCTTCAGAAGAAAATG CTGGCTCTATAAACATCAGCAACATACTGACAGGGAAATGCTTGGCTAAAATAAAGGCTGGCAATTTCAACGAGCAAAAGAAGACATGGAAGTTCCAGAATACAATCACCGAGGCTCTTGAGGACATCACAGCTCTGTACTATGACGAAGAGCGTGATGAGATCTACACCGGCAACCGCCATGGCCTTGTTCATGTGTGGGCGAACTGA
- the LOC123159709 gene encoding patatin-like protein 1: MCSQAETTMPCPPPSQGRLITVLSIDGGGIRGLIPSTILAFLESKLQELDGPDARIADYFDVIAGTSTGALVTSMLAAPGENKRPLFAAKDINQFYLDNGPKIFPQRRWGFLTPVANLLGAVMGPKYDGKFLHDKIKNLTNDVTVADTVTNIVVPTFDIKYLQPVIFNTYEAKVNPLKNAHLSDICISTSAAPTYFPAHHFTTHDPLGKLPDREYHLVDGGVAANNPTMVAMSMITQEVMRRNPDFTHGKPAEYSNYLIISIGTGTAKQAEKYTAPDCAKWGVLRWLKDGRFTPLLDIFSHASADMVDIHAAVLFQSLRVEKNYLRIQDDSLTGHTSSVDISTKENMEALIGIGNKLLKMSVARVNIDTGMYELVDDEGTNEEALARFAKKLSNERKLRQANLNSQ, from the exons ATGTGCAGCCAGGCTGAGACGACGATGCCGTGCCCGCCGCCGTCGCAGGGGCGGCTCATCACCGTGCTGAGCATCGACGGCGGCGGCATCCGCGGCCTCATCCCCTCCACCATCCTCGCCTTTCTCGAGTCCAAGCTCCAG GAGCTGGACGGGCCGGACGCGCGCATCGCGGACTACTTCGACGTGATCGCCGGGACGAGCACGGGCGCGCTGGTCACGTCGATGCTGGCGGCCCCCGGCGAGAACAAGCGGCCTCTCTTCGCCGCCAAGGACATCAACCAGTTCTACCTCGACAACGGCCCCAAGATCTTCCCGCAGAGGAG GTGGGGGTTCCTGACCCCGGTGGCGAACCTGCTCGGCGCGGTGATGGGTCCCAAGTACGACGGCAAGTTCCTGCACGACAAGATCAAGAACCTCACCAACGACGTGACCGTCGCCGACACCGTCACCAACATCGTCGTGCCGACGTTCGACATCAAGTACCTGCAGCCGGTCATCTTCAACACGTACGAGGCCAAGGTGAACCCGCTCAAGAACGCGCACCTCTCCGACATCTGCATCAGCACGTCGGCGGCGCCCACCTACTTTCCGGCGCACCACTTCACGACCCACGACCCCCTGGGCAAGCTGCCAGACCGTGAGTACCACCTCGTCGACGGTGGCGTGGCCGCCAACAACCCCACCATGGTCGCCATGTCCATGATCACCCAGGAGGTGATGCGCCGGAACCCGGACTTCACGCACGGCAAGCCCGCCGAGTACAGCAACTACCTCATCATCTCCATCGGCACCGGGACGGCCAAGCAGGCTGAGAAGTACACCGCGCCCGACTGCGCCAAGTGGGGCGTCCTCCGCTGGCTCAAAGACGGCCGCTTCACCCCGCTCCTCGACATCTTCTCCCATGCAAGCGCCGACATGGTCGACATCCACGCTGCCGTGCTGTTCCAGTCACTACGGGTCGAGAAGAACTACCTACGCATCCAGGACGACTCACTCACGGGGCACACGTCCTCGGTGGACATCTCCACCAAGGAGAACATGGAGGCGCTCATCGGGATCGGCAACAAGCTGCTCAAGATGAGCGTGGCCCGGGTGAACATCGACACGGGGATGTACGAGCTCGTCGACGACGAGGGCACCAACGAGGAAGCGCTCGCTCGTTTTGCCAAGAAGCTCTCCAACGAGCGCAAGCTGCGGCAAGCCAACCTCAACTCCCAATAG